CAGCGTTTGTGAAATAACGGGTGAGGAACGGGTAACCGAAATCTCTCGTATGATTGGCGGCGTTGCGGTGACTGAGATTACCAGACAAAGCGCCGAAGAAATGCTGAAACTTGCAAAACAGTTCAAATTGGAGTGTTAATATGAAAGTCACAGGAACCGTTACCCGACGGTTAAATGAGAAGAATATCCTTGTTAAAGTAATTCGTTCTTCCGCTTGCGGTGGCGATTGCCATACTTGTGGCATGTGTCACGGCGGAGAAGCCGATATTATTGCCGAATGTACCGATTTTGTGCGCGAGGGGGACGAAGTGTTGGTGAGTATTCCCAACAGCAAGTATTTTTCCATTTCCTTTGCGGTGTTTTTCATACCGCTATTTGTTATCATATTGGCATTCTGGCTTTGCGAAAAATCTTTATCCGAAGCACTTTCTGCTTTGATTTCAGTTTCGGCAGGTGTTTTGGTTTTTGTAGCAATTACGTTACTGTTTCGAAGATTAAAAAAGCCCAAAGCGACTAAGAAAGAGGAATAATATGAAGCGTATTACCATATTTGCAGGGCATTACGGAAGCGGAAAAACCACCGCCGCAGTTGCCTATGCGAAAAAATTAAGAGAACAGCACGAAAAAGTGATGATTGTGGATATTGATTTAATCAATCCCTATTATCGCACCAAAGACGCCCAGGAAGAACTGGACGCTTTGGGAATCCGGGTGGTTACTCCCACCTATGCCAACACCAATATTGAAACGCCATCCATTCCTGCAGGCGTGATGGCGGCATTCAGCCAGAAGGATAACTATGTGGTGTTTGATGCGGCAGGAGACGATGACGGCGCTGTGGTTTTAAGCCGTTATTTTATGGAGTTTTCACAAGAGGAATATGATTTCTTTTTGGTGATTAATTCAAAAAGACCATTGACGAGAGACAAAGAAAGTATTATAATGTATAAGGAGGACATTGAATGTGCCTCCAGGTTAAAATTTACCGCTTTGGTAAATGCCACCAATATTTCTTACGAAACCACTCTTTCTGATATTTTAGAAGGGGAAAAAATTACTGAAGAAGTTTCCAAAGAAAGCGGAATTCCCAACCGATACACCTTTGTGTGGGACGAACTGCTTGATTCATTGCCCGATGATTTAAAGCAAAAGGCAATCGGAGTGCAATTATTTCACAAAAAGCCCTGGGAATTGTAAATTCATTTGTTTATAAAATTTCAATATATTTTGAAAACCTCACGGATGTGAGAAAGAAAGGAAAGAGCAATTATGGCAAAAGTAACATTTAATGAAAACGCTTGTAAAGGCTGTTATCTTTGCATGGACGTTTGTCCCAAAAAGATTATCAAAAAAGCTACTGACCGTTTGAACGTGAAGGGCTTTAACCCCGTTGAAGTGCTGGATATGGACCAGTGCATCGGATGTGCATTTTGTGCAACCATGTGTCCCGACGTGGTTATTACCGTTGAGAAATAAGTAGGAAAGGATTGAAATACAATGAGTGAAAAAGTTTTAATGAAAGGGAACGAAGCAATCGCTGAAGCTGCAATCCGTAGCGGATGTAAACTGTTCTTCGGTTATCCCATCACTCCCCAGACCGAGGTTTCTGCCTATATGTCCAAAAGAATGCCTCAGGTGGACGGGTTGTACTTACAGGCTGAAAGTGAAGTTGCTGCAATCAATATGGTATATGGTGCTGCAGCGGCAGGCGCAAGAGTTATGACCTCTTCTTCCAGCCCCGGAATCAGCTTAAAACAGGAAGGTCTTTCCTATATTGCAGGTGCGGATCTTCCCTGTGTTGTTATCAATATTGTTCGTGGCGGCCCCGGTTTAGGCGGTATTCAGCCTGCTCAGTCTGACTATTTCCAGGCAACCAAAGGCGGCGGTCATGGGGACTATCATCTGGTCGTATTGGCTCCTTCCACCATTCAGGAATGTGTGGACTTAACTTACAAAGCATTTGATATTGCAGATAACTATCGTGTGCCCGTTATGATTATGGGAGACGGTATGTTAGGTCAGATGATGGAACCTGTTACTTTCCCCGAACATGACGATTCCGTTACCTTTGATAAATCCTGGGCTTGTGATACCACCGGTATGAAGCGTAAGAAAAATATCGTAAACTCCTTATACATCAATCCCGATGAATTGGAAACTTTGGTGTGGGAACGTGAAAAACGTTATCAGCTCATCACC
This region of Oscillospiraceae bacterium genomic DNA includes:
- a CDS encoding ATP-binding protein is translated as MKRITIFAGHYGSGKTTAAVAYAKKLREQHEKVMIVDIDLINPYYRTKDAQEELDALGIRVVTPTYANTNIETPSIPAGVMAAFSQKDNYVVFDAAGDDDGAVVLSRYFMEFSQEEYDFFLVINSKRPLTRDKESIIMYKEDIECASRLKFTALVNATNISYETTLSDILEGEKITEEVSKESGIPNRYTFVWDELLDSLPDDLKQKAIGVQLFHKKPWEL
- a CDS encoding 4Fe-4S dicluster domain-containing protein is translated as MAKVTFNENACKGCYLCMDVCPKKIIKKATDRLNVKGFNPVEVLDMDQCIGCAFCATMCPDVVITVEK
- the vorB gene encoding 3-methyl-2-oxobutanoate dehydrogenase subunit VorB — translated: MSEKVLMKGNEAIAEAAIRSGCKLFFGYPITPQTEVSAYMSKRMPQVDGLYLQAESEVAAINMVYGAAAAGARVMTSSSSPGISLKQEGLSYIAGADLPCVVINIVRGGPGLGGIQPAQSDYFQATKGGGHGDYHLVVLAPSTIQECVDLTYKAFDIADNYRVPVMIMGDGMLGQMMEPVTFPEHDDSVTFDKSWACDTTGMKRKKNIVNSLYINPDELETLVWEREKRYQLITENETRAESFFCEDADIVLVAYGTIARVAMNAVKKAREMGIKAGLIRPITLWPFPEKEIAEVAKTAKSFLSVEMSTGQMVYDVKLAVNGKCPVEFYGRTGGVVPVPQEILDKIVEMSKKL